The Polaribacter tangerinus genome has a segment encoding these proteins:
- the rpoB gene encoding DNA-directed RNA polymerase subunit beta, translating into MATKNTTERINFATSQMIKEYPDFLDIQVKSFQDFFQLQTKAEERGEEGLYKTFMDNFPITDTRNQFVLEFLDYFVDPPRYSIQECIERGLTHSVPLKARLKLYCTDPEHEDFETIVQDVYLGTIPYMTNSGTFVINGAERVVVSQLHRSPGVFFGQSFHANGTKLYSARVIPFKGSWIEFATDINQVMYAYIDRKKKLPVTTLFRAIGFERDKDILEIFDLAEEVKVSKAGLKKVLGRKLAARVLKTWHEDFVDEDTGEVVSIERNEIILDRDTILDKEHIDEIIDAGAKTVLLHKVDNDTADYAIIHNTLQKDPTNSEKEAVEHIYRQLRNAEPPDEETARGIIDKLFFSEQRYNLGEVGRFRMNTKLQLNEPIDQKVLTKLDIITIIKYLIELINSKAEVDDIDHLSNRRVRTVGEQLAGQFGVGLARMARTIRERMNVRDNEVFTPIDLINAKTLSSVINSFFGTNQLSQFMDQTNPLAEITHKRRLSALGPGGLSRERAGFEVRDVHYTHYGRLCPIETPEGPNIGLISSLSVFAKVNNLGFIETPYRKVENGVVAGKEPIYLSAEEEEGMKIAQSNLELKEDGTIVLDRVIAREEGDFPVVNPDEINYMDVAPNQIASISASLIPFLEHDDANRALMGSNMMRQAVPLLRPESPIVGTGLERRVAKDSRILINAEGDGVVEYVDANTITIKYDRTEEEKMVSFDSDEVSYNLIKFRKTNQGTSINLKPIVVKGDRVTEGQVLCEGYATQKGELALGRNMKVAFMPWKGYNFEDAIVISEKVVREDIFTSIHIDEYSLDVRDTKLGTEELTNDIPNVSEEATKDLDENGMIRIGAEVNPGDILIGKITPKGESDPTPEEKLLRAIFGDKAGDVKDASLKASPSLRGVVIDKKLFKRAVKDKNKRLRDKEAVATLEASFVSKFEGLKDELIEKLFALVSGKTSQGVYNDLGEEVLPKGKKYTLKMLNSVDDYLHLTGSWTTDKELNDLVGELVHNYKIKVNDLQGSLRRQKFTISVGDELPAGILKLAKIYIAKKRKLKVGDKMAGRHGNKGIVARIVRAEDMPFLEDGTPVDIVLNPLGVPSRMNIGQIYETVLGWAGQKLNTKYATPIFDGASLDQINGITDEAGVPRFGHTYLYDGGTGKRFDQPATVGIIYMIKLGHMIEDKMHARSIGPYSLITQQPLGGKAQFGGQRFGEMEVWALEAYGASSILREILTVKSDDVMGRAKTYESIVKGETMPEPGLPESFNVLMHELKGLGLDVRLEE; encoded by the coding sequence TTGGCAACGAAAAACACTACTGAAAGAATCAACTTCGCAACTTCTCAAATGATAAAGGAATATCCAGATTTTTTGGATATTCAAGTAAAGTCTTTTCAAGACTTTTTCCAACTTCAAACTAAAGCAGAAGAAAGAGGTGAAGAAGGTTTGTATAAAACCTTCATGGATAATTTCCCAATCACAGATACAAGAAATCAATTTGTACTAGAATTTTTAGACTACTTTGTAGATCCACCAAGATACTCAATACAAGAGTGTATCGAAAGAGGTCTCACACACAGTGTACCTTTAAAAGCACGTTTAAAATTATATTGTACAGACCCAGAGCACGAAGATTTCGAAACAATTGTACAAGATGTTTATTTAGGTACTATACCTTACATGACCAATTCAGGTACCTTTGTTATTAATGGTGCAGAACGTGTTGTTGTTTCTCAACTTCACAGATCACCAGGTGTATTCTTTGGGCAATCATTTCACGCAAACGGTACAAAATTATACTCTGCAAGAGTTATTCCTTTTAAAGGATCTTGGATAGAGTTTGCTACCGATATCAATCAAGTAATGTATGCTTACATTGATAGAAAGAAAAAATTACCAGTAACCACATTATTCAGAGCCATCGGTTTTGAGAGAGATAAAGATATATTAGAAATTTTTGATCTTGCAGAAGAAGTAAAGGTTTCTAAAGCTGGATTAAAAAAAGTATTAGGGCGTAAATTAGCTGCTAGAGTATTAAAAACTTGGCATGAAGATTTCGTAGATGAGGATACAGGTGAAGTGGTATCTATAGAAAGAAACGAAATTATTTTAGATCGTGATACTATCTTAGATAAAGAACATATTGATGAAATAATTGATGCTGGTGCAAAAACTGTGTTACTTCATAAAGTAGACAATGATACTGCCGATTATGCAATTATTCATAATACTTTACAGAAAGATCCTACAAACTCAGAAAAAGAAGCTGTAGAACACATTTACAGACAATTACGTAATGCAGAACCGCCAGATGAGGAAACTGCAAGAGGTATTATAGATAAATTATTTTTCTCTGAACAAAGATATAATTTAGGTGAAGTTGGTCGTTTTAGAATGAATACCAAATTACAACTAAACGAGCCTATTGATCAAAAAGTTTTAACCAAATTAGATATTATAACAATTATTAAATATCTAATTGAATTAATTAATTCTAAGGCAGAAGTAGATGATATCGATCATTTATCTAACAGACGTGTAAGAACTGTTGGAGAACAGCTAGCTGGTCAGTTTGGTGTAGGATTAGCACGTATGGCTAGGACTATTCGTGAGCGAATGAACGTTCGTGACAACGAAGTGTTTACTCCAATTGACTTAATTAACGCCAAAACATTATCTTCTGTAATTAATTCTTTCTTTGGTACCAACCAATTGTCTCAGTTTATGGATCAAACAAATCCACTAGCAGAGATAACTCACAAACGTAGATTATCTGCCCTTGGGCCAGGTGGTTTATCGAGAGAAAGAGCTGGTTTCGAAGTACGTGATGTTCACTATACACACTACGGAAGATTATGTCCTATTGAAACACCAGAAGGACCAAACATTGGTTTGATTTCTTCTTTATCAGTGTTTGCAAAAGTGAATAATTTAGGTTTCATTGAAACTCCATATAGAAAAGTTGAAAACGGTGTTGTAGCTGGTAAAGAGCCAATTTATTTGAGTGCAGAGGAAGAGGAAGGAATGAAAATTGCTCAATCTAACTTAGAACTTAAAGAAGATGGTACTATTGTTTTAGATAGAGTTATTGCTCGTGAAGAGGGTGATTTTCCGGTAGTAAATCCTGATGAGATTAACTATATGGATGTTGCTCCAAATCAAATTGCATCTATATCGGCATCTTTAATTCCGTTTTTAGAGCATGATGATGCTAACCGTGCTTTGATGGGATCGAACATGATGCGTCAAGCAGTTCCATTATTAAGACCAGAATCTCCAATTGTAGGTACTGGATTAGAGAGAAGAGTAGCAAAAGATTCTCGTATTTTAATTAATGCTGAAGGAGATGGTGTTGTAGAATATGTAGATGCAAATACAATTACAATCAAATACGATAGAACTGAAGAAGAAAAGATGGTAAGTTTTGATTCTGACGAAGTATCTTATAATTTGATAAAGTTTAGAAAGACCAACCAAGGTACATCTATTAACCTAAAACCAATTGTTGTTAAAGGAGATAGAGTTACAGAAGGGCAGGTTCTTTGTGAAGGTTATGCAACTCAAAAAGGAGAATTAGCTTTAGGAAGAAATATGAAAGTAGCCTTTATGCCTTGGAAAGGGTATAACTTTGAGGATGCGATAGTAATTTCAGAAAAAGTTGTTCGAGAAGACATTTTTACCTCTATTCATATAGATGAGTATTCTTTAGATGTTAGAGATACAAAATTAGGAACTGAAGAGTTAACCAATGATATTCCTAACGTTTCTGAAGAAGCTACCAAAGATTTGGATGAGAATGGAATGATTAGAATTGGAGCAGAAGTAAATCCTGGTGATATTTTAATTGGTAAAATTACCCCAAAAGGAGAATCTGATCCAACACCAGAAGAAAAACTACTTCGTGCTATTTTTGGAGATAAAGCAGGAGATGTAAAAGATGCATCTTTAAAAGCATCGCCATCTTTGAGAGGAGTAGTTATTGATAAGAAACTATTTAAAAGAGCCGTTAAAGATAAAAACAAAAGATTAAGAGATAAAGAAGCTGTAGCTACTTTAGAAGCCTCTTTTGTATCTAAATTTGAAGGTTTAAAAGACGAATTAATAGAGAAGTTATTTGCACTAGTTAGTGGTAAAACTTCACAAGGTGTTTATAACGATTTAGGGGAAGAAGTTTTACCAAAAGGTAAAAAATATACTCTAAAAATGTTAAACTCAGTAGATGATTACTTGCACTTAACAGGTTCTTGGACTACCGATAAGGAGTTAAATGATTTAGTAGGTGAATTAGTTCATAACTACAAAATTAAGGTGAACGATTTACAAGGATCATTAAGACGTCAAAAGTTTACGATCTCTGTAGGTGATGAATTACCAGCCGGAATTTTAAAACTTGCCAAAATTTACATAGCTAAAAAACGTAAATTAAAAGTAGGAGATAAAATGGCAGGACGTCACGGTAACAAAGGTATTGTTGCTCGAATAGTTAGAGCAGAAGATATGCCTTTCTTAGAAGACGGAACACCTGTAGATATTGTGTTAAATCCTTTAGGTGTACCTTCACGTATGAACATTGGTCAAATTTATGAAACTGTTCTTGGTTGGGCAGGTCAAAAATTAAATACCAAATATGCAACACCAATTTTTGATGGAGCATCTTTAGACCAGATTAATGGAATTACAGATGAAGCAGGAGTACCTAGATTTGGACACACTTATTTATATGATGGAGGAACTGGAAAACGTTTCGATCAACCAGCAACCGTTGGTATAATTTATATGATTAAGTTAGGACACATGATTGAAGACAAAATGCATGCTCGTTCTATAGGTCCTTATTCATTAATTACGCAGCAACCATTAGGAGGTAAAGCTCAGTTTGGAGGTCAGCGTTTTGGAGAGATGGAAGTTTGGGCACTTGAAGCATATGGAGCATCAAGTATCTTAAGAGAAATCTTAACTGTAAAATCTGATGATGTAATGGGAAGAGCCAAAACATACGAAAGTATCGTAAAAGGTGAAACTATGCCAGAACCAGGTTTACCAGAATCATTTAACGTATTAATGCACGAACTTAAAGGTTTAGGTTTAGACGTTAGATTAGAAGAATAA
- the rplL gene encoding 50S ribosomal protein L7/L12, giving the protein MADLKDFAEQLVNLTVKEVNELATILKDEYGIEPAAAAVAVAGPAAGGDDAADEKTEFDVILTAAGASKLAVVKLVKELTGLGLKEAKGIVDSAPAAVKEGVSKDEAEGLKASLEEAGAEVELK; this is encoded by the coding sequence ATGGCAGATTTAAAAGATTTCGCAGAACAATTAGTTAACTTAACAGTAAAAGAAGTTAATGAATTAGCAACTATCTTAAAAGATGAGTATGGTATTGAGCCAGCTGCAGCAGCAGTAGCGGTTGCAGGACCAGCAGCAGGAGGTGACGATGCAGCAGATGAGAAAACAGAATTTGATGTTATCTTAACAGCAGCAGGTGCTTCTAAATTAGCAGTTGTAAAATTAGTTAAAGAATTAACTGGTTTAGGATTAAAAGAAGCTAAAGGTATCGTAGATAGCGCACCAGCAGCAGTAAAAGAAGGCGTTTCTAAAGACGAAGCCGAAGGGCTTAAAGCATCTCTAGAAGAAGCTGGAGCTGAGGTAGAGCTTAAGTAA
- the rplJ gene encoding 50S ribosomal protein L10, which translates to MTREEKSQVIQDLTAVLADTNTIYLADISGLDAQTTSNLRRACFKAGVQLSVVKNTLLAKAMEASDKEFGDLPSVLKGNTSMMIAEAANAPAKLIKEFRKKSKNRPLLKGAFAEESVYIGDEQLDALVDIKSREELIGEIIGLLQSPAKNVVSALQSGGQTLSGIIKTLSEK; encoded by the coding sequence ATGACTAGAGAAGAGAAATCACAAGTAATACAAGATTTAACAGCAGTATTAGCAGACACAAACACGATATATTTAGCAGATATTTCTGGACTTGATGCACAGACTACCTCTAATTTACGTAGAGCATGTTTTAAAGCAGGTGTTCAGTTATCAGTTGTTAAAAATACATTACTTGCAAAAGCAATGGAAGCTTCAGACAAAGAGTTTGGAGACTTACCATCAGTATTAAAAGGTAATACATCAATGATGATTGCTGAGGCTGCTAATGCACCAGCAAAGTTAATCAAAGAATTCAGAAAGAAATCTAAAAATAGGCCTTTATTAAAAGGAGCATTTGCAGAAGAATCTGTATACATTGGTGATGAGCAATTAGACGCTCTTGTAGACATTAAGTCAAGAGAAGAATTAATTGGAGAAATCATCGGATTATTACAATCACCAGCCAAGAATGTTGTTTCAGCATTACAATCTGGTGGACAAACACTTTCAGGTATTATAAAAACCTTATCTGAAAAATAA
- the rplA gene encoding 50S ribosomal protein L1, whose protein sequence is MAKLTKKQKEAHSKLDSSISYDLAAASALVKDITNVKFDASVDIAIRLGVDPRKANQMVRGVVTLPHGTGKDVKVLALVTPDKEAEATAAGADYVGLDEYLQKIKGGWTDVDVIITMPSVMGKLGPLGRVLGPRGLMPNPKTGTVTMDVAKAVQDVKAGKIDFKVDKTGIVHASIGKVSFDAKKIEENANELIQTIIKLKPTTAKGTYVKSVFMSSTMSPSIAVEVKAV, encoded by the coding sequence ATGGCAAAATTAACAAAAAAGCAAAAAGAAGCACACAGTAAATTAGATAGTTCCATATCTTATGATTTAGCTGCAGCTTCAGCGCTAGTCAAAGACATTACTAACGTAAAGTTTGATGCATCGGTAGATATTGCAATTCGTTTGGGAGTAGATCCAAGAAAAGCAAATCAAATGGTACGTGGTGTGGTAACACTTCCTCATGGAACAGGAAAAGACGTTAAAGTATTAGCATTAGTAACTCCAGATAAAGAAGCAGAAGCAACAGCAGCTGGCGCAGATTATGTTGGTTTAGATGAGTACCTTCAGAAAATTAAAGGTGGTTGGACAGACGTAGATGTAATTATTACGATGCCAAGTGTAATGGGTAAATTAGGTCCTTTAGGTAGAGTTTTAGGTCCTAGAGGTTTAATGCCAAACCCAAAAACAGGTACTGTAACTATGGATGTTGCAAAAGCCGTACAAGATGTAAAAGCTGGTAAAATCGACTTCAAAGTTGATAAAACTGGTATTGTACACGCATCAATCGGAAAAGTATCTTTCGACGCTAAGAAGATTGAAGAGAATGCAAATGAATTAATCCAAACAATTATTAAGTTAAAACCAACAACTGCTAAAGGAACGTATGTGAAAAGCGTTTTTATGTCTAGTACTATGAGTCCTAGTATTGCTGTTGAGGTTAAAGCTGTATAA
- the rplK gene encoding 50S ribosomal protein L11: MAKEVSKVVKLQVRGGAANPSPPVGPALGAAGVNIMEFCKQFNARTQDKQGKVLPVVITVFKDKSFDFIVKTPPAAVQLLEAAKIKKGSGEPNRKKVASVTWDQIRVIAEDKMADLNAFEATSAMKMIAGTARSMGLTVKGEAPV, encoded by the coding sequence ATGGCAAAAGAAGTTAGTAAAGTAGTTAAGTTACAAGTAAGGGGAGGCGCAGCGAATCCATCGCCGCCGGTTGGACCCGCTTTAGGAGCTGCTGGTGTTAACATTATGGAGTTTTGTAAACAGTTTAATGCAAGAACGCAAGACAAACAAGGTAAAGTTTTACCTGTTGTTATTACTGTTTTTAAAGATAAATCTTTCGATTTTATCGTAAAAACTCCTCCTGCAGCAGTTCAGTTACTAGAAGCGGCCAAAATTAAAAAAGGTTCAGGCGAACCAAACAGAAAGAAAGTAGCATCAGTTACTTGGGATCAAATTAGAGTTATTGCAGAAGACAAAATGGCAGATTTAAATGCTTTTGAAGCTACTTCGGCAATGAAAATGATTGCAGGTACAGCTCGTTCTATGGGTTTAACAGTTAAAGGTGAAGCACCAGTATAA
- the nusG gene encoding transcription termination/antitermination protein NusG, whose translation MADSVMKWYVVRAIGGQENKVKTYIETEIARLGLSDYVSQVIVPTEKVVQIRDGKKINRERVYFPGYIMVEANLSGEVPHVIKSITGVIGFLGEVKGGEPVPMRKSEVNRMLGKVDELSVQDENISIPFNVGETVKVVDGPFNGFDGTIEKVNEEKRKLEVMVKIFGRKTPLELSYMQVEKI comes from the coding sequence ATGGCTGATTCAGTAATGAAATGGTATGTTGTAAGAGCCATTGGAGGACAAGAAAATAAAGTAAAGACATATATAGAGACAGAGATTGCAAGATTAGGACTGTCCGATTATGTAAGCCAAGTAATTGTTCCTACTGAAAAAGTGGTTCAAATTCGAGATGGTAAAAAAATTAATAGAGAAAGAGTTTATTTTCCAGGTTATATAATGGTAGAGGCAAATCTTTCAGGAGAGGTACCTCATGTTATCAAATCTATTACAGGTGTTATTGGTTTCTTAGGAGAGGTTAAAGGTGGAGAACCTGTGCCTATGCGAAAGTCTGAAGTTAACAGAATGCTTGGTAAAGTAGATGAGTTATCTGTACAAGATGAAAATATTTCAATTCCTTTTAATGTTGGTGAAACTGTTAAAGTTGTAGATGGTCCTTTTAATGGATTTGACGGAACCATAGAAAAGGTAAATGAAGAAAAGCGTAAGCTTGAAGTAATGGTTAAGATTTTCGGAAGAAAAACACCATTAGAATTAAGCTATATGCAAGTAGAAAAAATATAA
- the secE gene encoding preprotein translocase subunit SecE, with the protein MNFIQYIKDSFDELGNHMTWVSKEEAQKTTVTVAVFTILFALAVAGIDYVFQTGLDNFFKLF; encoded by the coding sequence ATGAACTTTATACAATATATCAAAGACTCTTTTGACGAACTAGGTAATCATATGACTTGGGTATCAAAAGAAGAAGCTCAGAAAACAACTGTAACTGTAGCTGTGTTTACAATTTTGTTTGCATTAGCTGTTGCCGGTATAGACTATGTTTTTCAAACTGGATTAGATAACTTTTTTAAATTATTCTAA
- the tuf gene encoding elongation factor Tu, with protein MAKGTFDRSKPHLNIGTIGHVDHGKTTLTAAITKVLADAGFSEARSFDQIDNAPEEKERGITINTSHVEYQTQNRHYAHVDCPGHADYVKNMVTGAAQMDGAILVVAATDGPMPQTREHILLGRQVGIPRIVVFLNKVDMVDDEELLELVDMEVRELLSFYEYDGDNGPVISGSALGALNGEQKWVDTVLELMEACDTWIEEPLREVDKDFLMPVEDVFSITGRGTVATGRIETGIANTGDVVDIIGMGAEKMSSTITGIEMFRQILDRGEAGDNAGILLRGIAKEDIKRGMVICKPGSVTPHAKFKAEVYVLKKEEGGRHTPFHNNYRPQFYVRTTDVTGTINLPSGVEMVMPGDNLTITVDLIQPIALNVGLRFAIREGGRTVGAGQVTELLD; from the coding sequence ATGGCAAAAGGAACTTTTGACCGTTCGAAACCACACTTAAACATTGGTACTATCGGACACGTAGATCACGGTAAAACAACTTTAACTGCGGCTATTACTAAAGTATTAGCTGATGCAGGTTTCTCTGAAGCTAGATCTTTTGATCAGATTGATAATGCACCAGAAGAAAAAGAAAGAGGTATTACAATTAATACTTCTCACGTAGAGTATCAAACACAAAATCGTCACTATGCACACGTAGACTGTCCAGGTCACGCGGATTATGTTAAGAACATGGTAACGGGTGCTGCTCAAATGGACGGTGCAATTTTAGTTGTTGCTGCAACTGATGGTCCTATGCCACAAACAAGAGAGCACATTTTATTAGGTCGTCAAGTAGGAATTCCTCGTATTGTTGTTTTCTTGAATAAAGTAGACATGGTAGATGATGAAGAGCTTTTAGAGTTAGTAGACATGGAAGTTAGAGAATTATTATCTTTCTATGAATATGACGGTGATAATGGTCCTGTTATTTCAGGTTCTGCATTAGGAGCTTTAAATGGTGAACAAAAATGGGTTGATACCGTTTTAGAATTAATGGAAGCTTGTGATACTTGGATTGAAGAGCCATTAAGAGAAGTTGATAAAGATTTCTTAATGCCTGTAGAAGATGTATTCTCTATTACAGGTCGTGGAACTGTTGCAACTGGTCGTATTGAAACTGGTATTGCAAACACAGGAGATGTTGTAGATATTATTGGTATGGGAGCAGAAAAAATGTCTTCTACTATTACTGGTATTGAAATGTTCCGTCAAATCTTAGATAGAGGTGAGGCTGGAGATAATGCAGGTATCTTATTAAGAGGTATTGCAAAAGAAGATATTAAAAGAGGTATGGTAATCTGTAAGCCAGGTTCAGTAACTCCTCATGCTAAGTTTAAAGCAGAGGTTTATGTTCTTAAAAAAGAAGAAGGTGGTCGTCACACTCCATTCCATAACAACTACCGTCCACAGTTCTATGTAAGAACTACAGACGTTACTGGTACTATTAATTTACCTTCAGGTGTTGAAATGGTAATGCCAGGTGATAACTTAACAATAACAGTAGACTTAATTCAGCCAATTGCATTAAACGTAGGTTTACGTTTCGCTATCCGTGAAGGTGGTAGAACAGTAGGAGCTGGACAAGTTACTGAATTATTAGACTAA
- the hpf gene encoding ribosome hibernation-promoting factor, HPF/YfiA family — protein MKVFTQSVNFNADQKLIDYVEKKVASLEKFHDKIVDAEVFLKVQNTSDKENKITEIKINIPGSELMVKRETKTFEEGVNAAVDNLKRQLKRSKEKHRDSLIS, from the coding sequence ATGAAAGTATTCACCCAGTCAGTAAATTTCAATGCAGATCAAAAGCTAATCGATTATGTAGAAAAAAAAGTAGCCTCTTTAGAAAAATTTCATGATAAAATTGTAGATGCCGAAGTATTTCTAAAAGTTCAGAATACAAGCGATAAAGAAAATAAAATTACAGAAATTAAAATTAATATTCCAGGGAGTGAATTAATGGTAAAAAGAGAGACAAAAACTTTCGAAGAGGGTGTAAACGCTGCGGTAGACAATTTAAAGAGGCAGTTAAAACGTTCTAAGGAAAAGCATAGGGATTCTCTAATTTCTTAA
- a CDS encoding tyrosine-type recombinase/integrase — protein MHITAFLEYLHLEKQFSKHTIIAYKADLFAFKDFCKEFFEISDLTKVEYPQIRHWIVSLVDQNISNRSINRKVTTLKSFYTFLLKTNQLPQNPLSKHKSLKVPKKVQVPFTSSEVDAVIKKLSLSEDFESVRNKLIVELLYTTGIRRIELIQLKESSVDLESRKIKVLGKRNKERIIPLLQPIVSSIKKYLSLKEKQGIFSENLLVTIKGNNLYETLVYRIINSYFSGASSKVKKSPHILRHSFATDLLNEGADLNSVKELLGHSSLASTQVYTHNSLDAIKKVYNRAHPRSNKKQ, from the coding sequence ATGCACATTACAGCTTTTTTGGAATACCTACATTTAGAAAAGCAGTTTTCTAAGCATACTATTATTGCTTACAAAGCAGATTTATTCGCTTTTAAAGATTTTTGTAAAGAATTTTTTGAAATATCAGATTTAACAAAAGTAGAATATCCTCAAATAAGACATTGGATTGTGTCTTTAGTAGATCAAAATATTTCGAATAGATCTATAAATCGTAAAGTAACGACTTTAAAAAGTTTTTATACTTTTTTATTAAAAACGAATCAATTACCTCAAAATCCGTTATCCAAACACAAATCCTTAAAAGTTCCTAAAAAAGTTCAAGTTCCTTTTACATCATCAGAAGTAGATGCTGTAATTAAAAAACTGTCTCTGTCAGAAGATTTCGAATCTGTTAGAAATAAACTCATTGTCGAGTTGCTTTATACAACAGGAATTAGAAGAATAGAGTTGATTCAATTAAAAGAATCTTCAGTAGACTTAGAAAGTAGAAAAATTAAGGTGTTAGGAAAAAGAAATAAAGAAAGAATAATTCCTTTATTACAGCCCATTGTAAGTTCTATAAAAAAGTACCTATCATTAAAAGAAAAGCAAGGTATATTTTCTGAGAATTTATTAGTAACAATTAAAGGTAATAATTTATACGAAACACTTGTTTATCGAATTATTAATTCCTATTTTAGTGGAGCCTCATCGAAAGTGAAAAAGAGTCCACACATTTTAAGACACTCTTTTGCAACAGATTTATTAAATGAAGGCGCAGATTTAAACTCAGTAAAAGAATTGTTAGGGCATTCTTCTTTAGCATCAACACAAGTTTACACCCATAATAGTCTTGATGCAATAAAAAAAGTGTATAACCGTGCTCACCCTAGGAGCAATAAAAAACAGTAA
- the rpsU gene encoding 30S ribosomal protein S21 gives MLIIPIKEGENIDRALKRYKRKFDRTKTMKNLRNRKNFTKPSVAKRAQRIKASYVQKLRTQEEVG, from the coding sequence ATGTTAATTATACCTATTAAAGAAGGAGAAAATATAGATAGAGCTTTAAAGCGTTACAAAAGAAAATTCGACAGAACAAAAACAATGAAGAACTTACGTAACAGAAAAAACTTTACAAAGCCATCTGTAGCAAAAAGAGCGCAAAGAATTAAAGCCTCTTATGTTCAGAAATTAAGAACGCAAGAAGAAGTAGGATAG
- a CDS encoding acyl-CoA dehydrogenase family protein codes for MGSMYFTEEHEAFRASFKDFLQKEVVPHIEKWESTGTIERFIWEKFGEMGYFGLATPEAYGGLELDLFYTVVFLEELQKINSGGFAAAMWAHEYLAMTHLNKEASEHLKQKYLVPSVAGKMIGCLCITEPFGGSDVAGMRSTAIKKGESYILNGSKTFITNGVYSDYLIVAAKTDPSEKYKGISLFIVDRSAKGVSATKLNKLGWRASDTAELAFDNVEIPAENLLGEEGKGFPYIMQHFASERLIMGVNAHARAEFAVNYAIKYMQERIAFGKSLDKFQVLRHKIAEMASKVDMCKEYNYSIAKRLDDGQYVVKEASMSKLLSTKMADEVIYDALQLLGGYGYMEEYPMARLLRDSRLGPIGGGTSEILKEIIAKMVIDNKEYKPAT; via the coding sequence ATGGGCAGTATGTATTTTACTGAAGAGCATGAAGCTTTTCGTGCAAGTTTTAAAGATTTTTTACAAAAAGAAGTAGTTCCACACATCGAAAAATGGGAGTCAACTGGTACCATAGAACGCTTTATTTGGGAGAAATTTGGTGAAATGGGCTATTTCGGCTTGGCAACACCAGAGGCTTACGGTGGTTTAGAGTTAGACCTTTTTTACACGGTAGTTTTTTTAGAAGAATTACAAAAAATTAATTCTGGAGGTTTTGCTGCGGCAATGTGGGCGCATGAGTATTTAGCAATGACACATTTAAACAAAGAAGCAAGCGAACATTTAAAGCAAAAATACTTGGTACCAAGTGTAGCTGGAAAAATGATAGGATGTTTATGTATAACAGAGCCTTTTGGAGGAAGTGACGTTGCGGGAATGCGATCAACGGCAATAAAAAAGGGAGAATCATATATTTTAAATGGCTCAAAAACATTCATAACAAATGGTGTTTATTCCGATTATTTAATTGTAGCTGCAAAAACAGATCCGTCAGAAAAATATAAAGGAATTAGTTTATTTATTGTAGATAGAAGTGCAAAAGGTGTATCTGCAACTAAGTTAAATAAATTGGGGTGGCGAGCTTCAGATACTGCAGAACTCGCATTTGATAATGTAGAAATACCAGCAGAAAATCTTTTAGGAGAAGAAGGTAAAGGATTTCCATACATTATGCAGCATTTTGCTTCAGAAAGATTAATTATGGGAGTAAATGCGCATGCAAGAGCAGAGTTTGCTGTAAATTACGCTATAAAATACATGCAAGAAAGAATAGCATTTGGCAAGTCATTAGACAAATTTCAAGTGCTAAGACATAAAATTGCAGAAATGGCCAGTAAGGTAGATATGTGTAAAGAATACAATTATTCTATAGCAAAGCGACTAGACGATGGACAGTATGTTGTAAAAGAGGCAAGTATGTCTAAGTTATTATCCACAAAAATGGCCGATGAGGTTATTTACGATGCGCTTCAGCTGTTGGGTGGTTATGGCTACATGGAGGAGTATCCGATGGCTCGTTTACTAAGAGACAGTAGGTTAGGACCTATTGGTGGTGGTACTTCCGAAATTTTAAAAGAAATTATCGCAAAAATGGTAATCGATAATAAAGAATACAAACCTGCCACATAG